Sequence from the bacterium genome:
CACTGGATTTGGTGTAATTATAGGACTGTTCCCTATCCCTGCTTTATTTACTTTTTTTGTATGGATTGCTGTCGTCATATCTACCAGATATGTTTCTTTAGGTGCTATCAGTGCTTCTCTGTGCCTACCATTTTTTATCTCCACCTTTCAGAAAGATAAAATTCTTACCATTACAGGAATTATAATCTCTCTTCTTATTATTTATGCCCACAGGACTAATATAAAACGTCTATTAAATAAAAAAGAAAACAGGATATTACTTCCATGGAAGAAAAGATAGGAATACTGGGAGCAGGTGGCTGGGGAATTACACTAACACGTCTGCTTGAAAAAAAAGGATACAGAGTAATTTTATGGGAACCAGTAGAGAAAACACTTTCTGTTTTGCAAAAAGAGAGAGAAAGTCGTGAATATTTTCCAAATTTTAAAATCCCAGTAAATGTTGATATCACAGGGACTATAGAAAAAGTCGTTTTATATTCTGATGTTATTATAATAGTAGTACGTTCTACCTTTCTAAGGAATACATTGAGACAGTTGAAAAAATTTTATAGGAACCAGCCCATACTTATAGGGACAAAAGGACTTGAGGTATCTACAGGAAACAGTATGTCAGATATTTTAATATCAGAACTTGGAGAAAATATCCCGTTTGGAGTTCTATCAGGCCCAACTATTGCGAAGGAGATAGCAAAAGGGAGGCCATCAGCTGCTGTTGTAGCAACACAGAAAGAAAAGTTAGGTCTTCTTTTTCAAAAAATACTTGGATGTGAAACCTTAAGGATATACACAAGTAATGATGTAAAAGGTGTAGAGTTAGGTGGTGCATTTAAAAATGTTATTGCTATTGGAGCAGGAATAATTGATGGACTTGACCTTGGAATAAACACAAAGTCCGCATACCTTACACGTGGACTCAATGAGATGATTAAAATTGGTTGTAAACTCGGTGGTAAAGAAAAGACATTTAGAGGGCTCTCAGGGATAGGAGACCTAATTACAACTTCTTTCAGTCCTTATAGTAGAAATAGGTCATTTGGAGAGGCAATAATCAGGATAGGAAAGGAACCATATCTTAAAGAAACCAAGATGGTAATAGAAGGAATTTTTGCAACAAAGGCATTTTATAGATTGAGTAGAAAAATGGATATAGAATTGCCAATTACTGAATCAATATATAGAATTATATATAAAGACATAAGACCAGAAATAGAAATTAAAAGATTGATGACAAGAAAACCAAAAGAAGAATAATGAAAAGAGAGAAATTTTATTATATTGGGGAAGTAAGTAAAATCACTGAACTTCCCACTCATATAATAAGATTCTGGGAAAAAGAACTTTCTTTTATAAAACCATTGAGGGACCAGAAAGGGCATAGAATATATACGGAAGAAGATATTGAAAAAATTAACAGAATAAAATTTTTGGTCTATAATGAAGGATATAAGATAAAAGGGGTGAAAAAGAAATTAAGAGATATTAATGATAAAGAAGCAAAAAAAGATATGAAAAAATTCTGTGAAGATATCTTGCGAGATATAAAGGAGATTAAAAAATGTTTACAATAGGACTTCTCGCATCAGGAAAAGGAAGCAATATCCAGGCGATAATAGATAACATAAAGACAGATAATCTTCCTGTATATCCAGCAATCATATTGAGCGATAATCCAGATGCAGGCGCACTTGAAATAGCAAAAAGGGAAGGGATAAAACATTACTGTATACCTGAAAAAAAATATAGAACTATTCTTTCGCCTGATGTGGAAAAATCTTATGTAAAGATATTAAAGGAATATAAGGTAGACCTTATCTGTCTGGCTGGCTTTATGCGGGTAATAAAAGAAACGTTTTTAAAAAACTTTGCTGGCAAAATTATAAATATACATCCATCACTTCTACCTGCATTTCCTGGACTTGAAGCATGGAAACAAGCAATTGACTATGGAGTAAAATTTACTGGCTGTACCACCCACTTTGTTGAAGCAGGAGTTGACACAGGACCAATAATCCTTCAAGCAGTGGTTCCTGTATTAAAAGATGATACCTCAGAAACATTGCATAAAAGAATTCAGGAAAAGGAGCATATTATATATCCACTAACAATAAAACTTATAGCAGAAGGAAAAGTGAGCATATCTGGAAGAAAAGTATATATTAATAGTTAAGGGACATAAATGGAAAAAGTCATTATAAGAAAAGCAAAAATGGGTGATGTAAATTATATAAGACGACTCATAAACACTTTTGCAGCAGAAGGGAAAATGCTTCCTATATCTCTTAATATGCTTTACGAACGGTTAAGAAACTTCTGGGTTGTAGAGGTAGATGGAAAAGTTATTGGCTGTGCTGCCCTGAAAATCGTCTGGAAGGACCTCGGAGAAATAAGGTCTATCGCTATATCTAAAAAACATCAGGGAAAGGGTTATGGCAAGATACTTGTAAAGAAACTACTGGAAGAAGCAGAATTACTGGAAATAAAAAAGGTTTTTACACTTACATATGTCCCTGAATTTTTTGAAAAATTAGGATTTGATAGGATTATAAAATCAAAACTACCACATAAGGTATGGAGTGATTGCATCAACTGTCCCAAATTCCCACGGTGTGATGAAACAGCACTACAGATGATTCTAAAAAAATGAAAAAAATATACCTTATCTTTCTTTTTATTGTTATGCTTCCACCATTTCTTATGGAAGCAAAAATTGTTATGGGAGAATATGTTTCTATGGAAGAACCCTCAGAGGAAGAGGTATTTTTCATAGGAGATGAGATTAAAGTAAACTCCATTCTTAAAAATGAATTTATAGGTATCGGTAGAAATATAAGTGTTTTTACTGATACGAAAGGGGATTGTATTGCCATCGGCTATAATGTGAATTTTTCCGGTAATGCGGAAAAAGACATCTATATAATAGGCGGGAATATAACATTGGAAGGAGATTTCAAGGGAAGCATTACCGTTTTAGGAAAAAACGTCAAAATAAAAGGAAATACAAAAGGCAATGTTCGTGTGAGTGCAGAAAATATAGGCATAGAAGGAGAGATAAAAGAAAAAACAATACTATGGGGCAAGAATATTACTCTATCTGGTGTTTTCAATAACCTTTCTATCTATGGTACATACTTCCATTTCGCTCCAGACACAGTTATAAAAGGGGACCTCACATACAGCACACCTGAAAAAGTTGACCTTTCAGGTATCACTGTGTATGGAACAACTGAATGGAAAAAACCTATAAATGAACAGATGAAGGAGAAATTACCGCTAAAAACAATGCGACGCTTTTACGGGTTTTTCTCTCTTCTTATTCCTGTATTGTGTACACTTTTATTTTTCCCTAATCTATTCAGACAGACCGTTGACATATCAGGAAGAAGATTTATCCCTTCATTCTTTGCAGGGTTATTTATGATAATAACAACAACCGTATTTATACTGATATCGTTTATTACAATAATTGGTGTACCGTTAGGTCTCATCACTACTGTATTTTTCAGTTCATTTATTTATATATCAAGGGCCTTTCCAGCAATATTTGTAGGAAGAAAGATCCTTTTTAAGATGCAGGATAGGACTCACACATGGATACTTGCTACATTTATAGGGATATTTCTCTTTACATCCATATCATTACACCCAACTGCAAAAATTTTGATAAATCTCATATCTATCCCTGCTGGATGTGGAGCACTCTTTGCAGGACGATTAAAACTGATGAAACGACTAAGAGATGAAAAGATACTGTAAAGGAGGAGAAAAATATGAAGATAGTACTTGCATATTCAGGTGGACTTGATACTTCAGTAGCAATAAGGTGGTTAAAAGAAAAATATAAAGCAGAAATTATATGCTACACTTCCAATATCGGACAGACAGAAGATGTAAAAAAATTGAGAGAAAAGGCGCTAAAAACAGGTGCGAAAAAATTATATTTTGATGACCTGAGAGAAAAATTTGTGAATGAGTATATCCTGCCAACATTGAAAGCAGGTGCTATGTATCAGGATAAATATCCCCTGGCAACAGCACTTTCCAGACCACTTATTGTGGAAGGGATGGTAAAGATAGCACAAAAAGAAAAGGCAGATGCGGTTGCACATGGATGTACAGGAAAAGGAAATGACCAAGTAAGGTTTGAACTCACAACAAGATATTTAGCACCGGAACTGAAAGTCATTGCACCTGTTAGGGAATGGGAGTTTAAATCAAGAGAAGAAGAGATAGGATATGCTAAAAAATATAATATCCCTGTACCTGTAACAAAAGCAAAACCGTACAGTATTGACTGGAATCTGTGGGGGGTATCTGTTGAGTGTGGTATACTTGAAAATCCTTGGAATGAACCCCCAGAGGATGCATACCAGATTACTATCTCACCTGAAAAAGCCCCTGCAAAACCGGAATACATCACAATTGGATTTGAAAAAGGGATACCTTTATCACTGAACGGTAAAAAAATGGAAACAATAAAAATCATTGAGAAACTTACAGAGATAGGTGGAAAAACTGGGATTGGAAGGATTGATATGGTGGAAGACCGTCTTGTAGGAATAAAATCAAGAGAAATATATGAAGCGCCTGCTGCAGTTATACTCCACACTGCACACAACGAACTGGAAAAGCTTGTCTTCTCAAGAGACCTTTTTGAATTCAAGAAGATTGTTTCTCAGAGGTACTCACAACTTGTATATTTTGGTCAGTGGTTCTCTCATATAAAAGAGTGTCTGGACGCATTTGTAGAAGAAAGCCAGAAGTTTGTCACAGGAGAGGTACGGTTAAAACTCTATAAAGGAAACTGTATCATTGCAGGTAGAAAGTCCCCTTACTCATTGTATAGTGAAGTACTTGCGACTTATACAGAAAAGGATATATTTGACCACACTGCTGCAAAGGGTTTCCTCGAGATATTCGGTCTCCCTTCAAAACTTGAAGGTATTCGAGAGAAAAATAATTAGTAGTTTAAGACCCAAGTATAGGATGAGTAGCAGGAATAACACCTGTTAAAAAATCTATAAGCATCCACATACCTGCAGTGAAAAATGTACCCAATAACATCCCGAGGAAAAAAGGTTGCATATTTTTATATGTTCTCTGTCCTCCGTATTTTAATATCATAAATTTAAACAACCATCCAAGAAAAATAGAAAACCATGTGAATATCACAGGAACAGTTGATGCAATCGTCAGTCCTATTGGATGGACAGGAAAAGCAGGGAATTTAATTCTCATAAACCAGAACAGAAAGAAAGAACAAACTCCTATAAAGAAAGCAAAAAATTGATATTTCCCAAATCCATACGGATGTAGTACATATTCCTTTACCCATGACATAGTATATGGAACATAACTAGTAAACTGGAATCCTCCAAGATTTATTGCCCCATATCTGTAAGCAGTATTAATAACAGACCAGGCAGAGCCAATAAGCCCCAGCACCACAGCAATAACTCCTGCAATTATAATTTTACGAATATTTATCTTAAAAACATGTCCAAGTTTTATAAAACCTGCTATAGAAGTCATTACCATCGTACGTAAATCACATGCCCAGGGAGAAGTAAATCCCAGTGTGGTGATACCGTGAGGACCTATAGTTTTACTTCCAAAAATGTTAAGAGTCATCCCAGCTGGAACAGCTCCACTCCTTGCATAAGGAGTACCCGCCTGACAGACAACTCTGGTAATACCTATAAAAGTTAAAAAAGCAAGACAGGTAAAAACAATGCTGTATTGGAACTTAAGTCCAGCGTAAGTAAGCCAGATAACTACTATAAAAAAACATATTATGCCTGTAAAAATCAATGGATAATTACTCTTATCTTTGAAAGTTTTACTCCAGAAAAACCGTTCCTGCCACAACATCAGAACAATCATAGCTAACATTGCCCCCATAGTGATATAACCAGAAAATAATCCTCCACCCATTACCCATGGTTCTGGAGAAGAAAAAGAGATTCCCATAATATTACATAAACCTCCAGTCATAAATAGAATTAAATAGAAAAGCCATAGTCCCAGAGAAACATCCAGAGGGACAAAAAACATCAGTGCTATAACTTCAAAATATATACCTATATAAAGCTCTGTCGTTTTTCTAAACAGGAAGAAAATTCTTCTGAGTTGTAAAGAAGGAATTACAGGGAAATAGATATGTAAACAATCTATACTTAATATTAGAAGAGGGATTAAAACACCTGCCAAAAAGTTCTTATTCCTGAAAATTTCAGGGAAGTTACCCTCTCTATCCGAAAGTTTCTCAGGCATAATGGTCAAAGGATACATCAATCTTTCTTCTTCTATCCATCTTTTTCTTATCAAAACCATAATGAGCACAGATAATAAATAAACTGTCATTATCAGAATAAACCATAAAAGTAATGGAAATAACCATTTATCCCATGGTATTGAAGTACCCGGTGGAAGTCCTTCAAAAAACCACTGAATAGCATTTCCATCTGATACAGTTATTTCCTTCCTGACAAAAGGCATAACTGAATTTTCCCATGTTTGGTCAGCATAATAGTATATGCCGGGAAGAAGAGGTATCAGATTGAGTGTAAAACCCCATGTGGGTATTGCACAGCCAACCAGCATCATACCATAGATAATTATGAGTTCACCGGCAGAAAGGGCAAATCGTTTATTGAAACGGCTTATAACTCCATTAATCAATATGATAATGAAAAAATAGAAGAAAGATGCTCCTGCACTATAATCCGAAGTTAAAGAGGCACCTTTAGAAACTGTAACTCTAATAGGGTCAACTATAGCAATAATCAGTGTAAAAATCGCTCCTACAACAATTGCTCTGGTAAATCTTATATCATTATCCATATAACTCCCTTCCATTAAGGATTCTGAAGAACAACCTCAATTGTATTTTCTCCTTTAGGTACACTTATAAAAATCCAGAATTGTGAAAATAATTTCTTGATCCTAAATGGAAAATTTATTTTATTCACCTTCCTGTTATGTAAAGGAATCTTCACAATAATTGCTACATCAGAATATGTATTAAAAACAATTTTATTTTTCTCTATCTCTATATCATCTATTCTGGCTTTTGCACGAGCCAACCACCATTCTGTTAACCTGTCAGGAGTAGAATGAATAATTTTCAATTCCTTTTCCTTTCCAACCTCTTTAATTTTTTTTATTATCTCCCTGCAAGAAGAAACCCTTGCTATATAAACAGGGTGATAAAAAAAATTCATTGTTAAATTATAATAAGTGGCTATATTTATACATTTTTCCAGTACAGGAAAATCAACCTCATATTTATAACTCCAGTCCATATCTTCCCATCCACTTGAGTTAGCGGTATCAATATATTTATAACCACATTCATATGCTATAATAGGCAGATCAAGAAAATCCAATTTTTGATTTTCATATTTATAATCTGTCCAGTAAAAAAATGGAAAAGAGGTTCCAAAAGAAAATCCCAATCTATTTATAGGATTTATAGGCGGTACAGTAACCTGTATTTTACCATTAAAGGATTTTATACCCCTCTGTCCCATCCATAAAGCAGGTTCATATAATCCTGTCCATCTTAACCAGTGCGTATTACAGCAAACGGGGATTTTCTTAAATTCATCAATAAAAAGTTTTACTTGCTTTGCTACATCTGACTCGCTAAACCCAGAGGGATGGGAAAAGTTATCCATAAAATTTAAATGTAAGGAAATTTCTGTCCCATTCTCTTCAAGAATCTCTTTTTCTTTTTTATTAACTGCAAATTTATAATTTTCATCTGGCATTATATTAATATGGTATGGAAGTCCCATCTCTTTCATAAATTCACTTGCCGGTATATTAATACCGGGTGTTGCTTCATCATCTCCTCCATAATAAAAAAGTGCATCCGGGATATCTCCATCTTTCATAGAAGGCAAATAATGAATCAAAGGAATAGAGGAAACGGAGACCATATTTTGAAGCAGGAAAAGAAACTCATCTGTATATAGAATTTCCGGCTCATACCCGTTTATTAATATTCCATCTGCATTTCTCAAATACCCATCGCCATCATAGTCCTGTTCAACCGGTCTTCCTTGATTGAGAATCCAGAAGGTCTTTGTCAAATCAAAACCAAAATAAAAAAACCATCCCTTTCCAGCCCTTCTACATGTTATTACAGGATATCCATTACACTGAGCCAGAACCTCTGAATTTAATGTCTGCAACAGCCGTATATTACCAGAAACAAGAAGAGGTTTATCTTTATGTATCGGAGAATGGATATTCTCTGTAAAGAAATGCTTATTTAAAAATATCTCTCCTGTAATTGAAAAAACTCCTTTATCAGAAATACTCTTTACAAACTCATTCCCAAAGATACTATCCCTATCTAAACATACTCCTATAAGAATACCCCCGGATTCTACCCACTTTTCAATCTCTCTCCAAGGTAGTTCCTTTTCAGTTTGTCCAATAAACAGGACTGCATATTCTTTTATACCTCTTATCAAATCTTTTGTATGTATCCTTTCAGCAATAAGTCCAATATGGTTTAATATTTCCTCAATGTATATCCACCAGTAATTTTCACCTTTTTTATTTCTTTCTTTCCATTCATCTAAGTCCACAACATAACCTGCTTTAACCTTCATCTCACTTTCCTTCTAGTTTTCTTATCGCATTATAAATTTTTTCTGCTCTTCTTTTTGCTTCTTCTTCTGATATAACTGTATCTCCCAAAACTATCCTCGGAATAATCCTTTCTGCAACTGGACACAAACCGTCTGGATATTCAATTTTCTCTCTGTAATTTGCACAATGAAAAGCATGGGCTAATCTCTCTTTTATTACAGGATGTTTATAAGCAGGCATCTGTGTATAACCAACACTCAATCCTGTCTCCTCCTCTTTCAAAAACTTTTTAAATTCTTCCAGTTCCAAGCCATATTTATCTCCTTCAAATGTTACAGCCCATAAATGATATGTGGAGATAGCATCCGGATGTTTTTGCTGTATCAGCCATTTACATTCTGAAACTGCATTGTTATAGTATTCAGCAATTTTCTGAAGACCTTTTATGAACAAATTTAATCTTTCCAGTTGTGCTATTCCAACCACTGATGTAAGTTCATTCATCCTATAGTTATAATGAAGCCCGTGTGCTACAGAAAAGAAAGTAGGTGCACCTGCATTTAAATTAAGTTTTTTGGAAAGTTCCTCATTATCTGTAATTGCCATTCCCCCATCTCCGAGAGACATCTGTTTACTTCCCTGAAAACTGAATGAACCTATATCTCCCCAGGTTCCTGCATACTTACCTTTATAGGTTGCCAGAATTGCATGTGCACAATCTTCTATAACTAAAAGTTTATATTTACGGGCAATCTCTACAATTTTATCTATTTCAGCAGGTAATCCCCATGCATGAGTTACTATCACTGCTTTTGTTCTTTCAGTTATCGCTGATTCTAATTTTTCCGGGTCCATATTGTGGGTGTACGGTTTTATATCTACAAATTTAGGTATTGCATTGTTATACAAAACTGCCTGGGCGCCGAAGACAAAAGCAGAATCACATATAACCTCACTCCCAGCACCTGCACCAGCACAGATAACTGAAGAGTGTAAAACACTCATTGCAGAATTCATAGCAACACCATATTTTACACCCATCATCTGTGCAAATTTCTCTTCAAATATATGGGTATATTTTCCATCTAGCGAACATAATCTTTTTGAATCCAGTACTTCCTTTAAGAGTTCCAGTTCCCTTTCCCCATAAATCCTTTCTGCCATTATTCCTCCTCTTTTTTTCATTCTGAGTTAGTTTAACTCAGTTGATACTGTTTTCTATTTTACTTTTCATTCCAGGGGTATTTGATAGCAATCATTTTTCCACCTGCTTTAGCGGACTCTAATGCATATACTCCAGGTAAAGACATTTTGAGTGCCTTTTTCACATCAATCGGTGAAGGGAGATTTTTAACGATTGCCTTAATAAAATCTTTTACCATTAGATAGTCCGCTCCTCCATGACCTTCACTGATAAGGTCAATATTAGAAGTTGGTAATTCCATCAATCCATCCATACCCCTGATTTGAGTGGTTGAAAAAATTGTCTTCTGTAGATGAGAGGATACTCTGTCAGGCAGTGGAGAAGATCTTTCAAAATATCCTTTAGTACCATAATACACATAACGGTGGAAACATGCAGGATGATTGTTAATGAAACTACATAATATTTTTACTACTATATCTGATTTCGTCCTGAAAACCGCTACCATTGCATCATGTTGATATCTTTTCTTATTGATATGACTCCCTGTATCCATACAGGCAACTGCAATTAGTTCTTCCTCTATCCATTCAATAATAGGACCGAGAGAATGGGTAATATAAAGAATCGGAGGCAAAGTTTCTCTCCATGGTGTCTGACTGAAAAGATACCTTATATCGTGGATGTATTCTGCTTCAAGATAGACAGGGTCTCCTAATAGTCCTTTTTCTTTTAATTCCTTACATGTCTTTATAAAATCCCAATAATTCACATTCTCTCCAAACATATATATCGCTTTACTCTTCTGTGCTACCTTCCATAGTTGTTCTCCTTCTTTTATAGAAACTACTGCAGGACAATCAGAAAGCACATGTATATTTTTTTCCAGTGCTGCTATGGAATAGGACGCATGATAGGCAGGAGGTGTTTCTATCAAAACAGCATCTATATTACCTGAACTAATCATTTTATAATAGTCAGTATAAAAAGAAACTTCAGGATGGTCTTTTTTAACATGGTCTTGAATTTTAGGATTGCTATCACAAACTGCTCTCAATTCCACTTCTGGAAATTTTTTTAAAATATTGCATAAACCCCATCCCCGTCCATAACCCACAACACCTACTCTAATTTT
This genomic interval carries:
- a CDS encoding NAD(P)-dependent glycerol-3-phosphate dehydrogenase → MEEKIGILGAGGWGITLTRLLEKKGYRVILWEPVEKTLSVLQKERESREYFPNFKIPVNVDITGTIEKVVLYSDVIIIVVRSTFLRNTLRQLKKFYRNQPILIGTKGLEVSTGNSMSDILISELGENIPFGVLSGPTIAKEIAKGRPSAAVVATQKEKLGLLFQKILGCETLRIYTSNDVKGVELGGAFKNVIAIGAGIIDGLDLGINTKSAYLTRGLNEMIKIGCKLGGKEKTFRGLSGIGDLITTSFSPYSRNRSFGEAIIRIGKEPYLKETKMVIEGIFATKAFYRLSRKMDIELPITESIYRIIYKDIRPEIEIKRLMTRKPKEE
- a CDS encoding MerR family transcriptional regulator, producing the protein MKREKFYYIGEVSKITELPTHIIRFWEKELSFIKPLRDQKGHRIYTEEDIEKINRIKFLVYNEGYKIKGVKKKLRDINDKEAKKDMKKFCEDILRDIKEIKKCLQ
- the purN gene encoding phosphoribosylglycinamide formyltransferase; translated protein: MFTIGLLASGKGSNIQAIIDNIKTDNLPVYPAIILSDNPDAGALEIAKREGIKHYCIPEKKYRTILSPDVEKSYVKILKEYKVDLICLAGFMRVIKETFLKNFAGKIINIHPSLLPAFPGLEAWKQAIDYGVKFTGCTTHFVEAGVDTGPIILQAVVPVLKDDTSETLHKRIQEKEHIIYPLTIKLIAEGKVSISGRKVYINS
- a CDS encoding N-acetyltransferase; the encoded protein is MEKVIIRKAKMGDVNYIRRLINTFAAEGKMLPISLNMLYERLRNFWVVEVDGKVIGCAALKIVWKDLGEIRSIAISKKHQGKGYGKILVKKLLEEAELLEIKKVFTLTYVPEFFEKLGFDRIIKSKLPHKVWSDCINCPKFPRCDETALQMILKK
- a CDS encoding argininosuccinate synthase, translating into MKIVLAYSGGLDTSVAIRWLKEKYKAEIICYTSNIGQTEDVKKLREKALKTGAKKLYFDDLREKFVNEYILPTLKAGAMYQDKYPLATALSRPLIVEGMVKIAQKEKADAVAHGCTGKGNDQVRFELTTRYLAPELKVIAPVREWEFKSREEEIGYAKKYNIPVPVTKAKPYSIDWNLWGVSVECGILENPWNEPPEDAYQITISPEKAPAKPEYITIGFEKGIPLSLNGKKMETIKIIEKLTEIGGKTGIGRIDMVEDRLVGIKSREIYEAPAAVILHTAHNELEKLVFSRDLFEFKKIVSQRYSQLVYFGQWFSHIKECLDAFVEESQKFVTGEVRLKLYKGNCIIAGRKSPYSLYSEVLATYTEKDIFDHTAAKGFLEIFGLPSKLEGIREKNN
- a CDS encoding DegT/DnrJ/EryC1/StrS family aminotransferase, with protein sequence MAERIYGERELELLKEVLDSKRLCSLDGKYTHIFEEKFAQMMGVKYGVAMNSAMSVLHSSVICAGAGAGSEVICDSAFVFGAQAVLYNNAIPKFVDIKPYTHNMDPEKLESAITERTKAVIVTHAWGLPAEIDKIVEIARKYKLLVIEDCAHAILATYKGKYAGTWGDIGSFSFQGSKQMSLGDGGMAITDNEELSKKLNLNAGAPTFFSVAHGLHYNYRMNELTSVVGIAQLERLNLFIKGLQKIAEYYNNAVSECKWLIQQKHPDAISTYHLWAVTFEGDKYGLELEEFKKFLKEEETGLSVGYTQMPAYKHPVIKERLAHAFHCANYREKIEYPDGLCPVAERIIPRIVLGDTVISEEEAKRRAEKIYNAIRKLEGK
- a CDS encoding Gfo/Idh/MocA family oxidoreductase, whose product is MRDTNIGKIRVGVVGYGRGWGLCNILKKFPEVELRAVCDSNPKIQDHVKKDHPEVSFYTDYYKMISSGNIDAVLIETPPAYHASYSIAALEKNIHVLSDCPAVVSIKEGEQLWKVAQKSKAIYMFGENVNYWDFIKTCKELKEKGLLGDPVYLEAEYIHDIRYLFSQTPWRETLPPILYITHSLGPIIEWIEEELIAVACMDTGSHINKKRYQHDAMVAVFRTKSDIVVKILCSFINNHPACFHRYVYYGTKGYFERSSPLPDRVSSHLQKTIFSTTQIRGMDGLMELPTSNIDLISEGHGGADYLMVKDFIKAIVKNLPSPIDVKKALKMSLPGVYALESAKAGGKMIAIKYPWNEK